ATGCAAGAAAAGAAAAGAGTAAAATGAAAGAGGTCCAGGAAAAAACCGACTTCCGCCAGCAGCGGATCGATAAAATTGAAAAACTACGGCAACTGGGGGTAAATCCTTTTGCCAATAATTTTGTTCCCAGTGAAACTGCCGCTGAGGTTGTCAGCCGTTTTGGGACACTTGAAAATGAAGAACTGGAGAACCTCCCTCCCCAGGTTAAAGTTGCTGGTCGCCTGATGTCACTGCGCCTTTTCGGCAAAGCGGCCTTTGCCCATCTGAAAGATCGGACTGGTCAAATCCAAATTTATGTTCGTAAAGATAAAATCAATGAAGATCTTTTTGAAATTTTCAAAATATTTGATATCGGAGACTTTATCGGGGTAGAAGGCAAAATATTTCGGACCAGGACAGGCGAATTAACAGTTCTGGCTGAACGGATATGCCTGCTGACAAAATCCCTGCGGTCTTTGCCTGAGAAGTGGCATGGCCTGAAAGACGTGGAAACCCGGTACCGGCAGCGATATGTTGATTTGCTCGTCAACAGTGAGGTGGCTGATACTTTAAAAAAGCGGGTGAAGATTATTGATGGAATCCGCGACTTTTTCAAACAGCGTGATTTTATGGAAGTGGAAACCCCGATGATGCAGCCCATTGCCGGGGGGGCAACCGCGCGTCCCTTCGTCACCCATCATAATGCCCTGAATATGGATTTATTCCTCAGGGTTGCCCCAGAGCTCTATCTGAAGCGTCTGGTGGTCGGTGGGTTTGAGCGGGTTTTTGAAATCAATCGTAACTTTCGTAATGAGGGGATTTCCATTCAGCATAATCCTGAATTTACCATGCTGGAGTTTTACCAGGCTTTTGCTACCTATCTGGATCTCATGCAGCTTACGGAAGAATTGTTTGCTACTTTGGCTGAGCAGGTTTGTGGCAGCAGCAATGTGACCTATCAGGGGCAGGAAATTGATCTGACTCCACCCTGGGACCATTTGACGGTGGTTGAATCTATTGAAAAATATGGTTATGTTCCGGCGGAAAGGCTTCAAACTCGTGATTCTGTATTGCAGGTATTGAAGGAATTGGACATTGAGGTGGAGGAGAAAGATAGCAGCTATGGGAAACTCCTGATAAAAATTTTTGATGAAACGGTAGAGTCCAAGTTGATCCAGCCAACCTTTATTACTGATTATCCGGTTGAAATTTCCCCTTTGTCCCGGAGAAATGAAAACAACCCGGCCGTTACTGATCGGTTTGAACTTTTTATCGCCGGCCGGGAGATGGCCAATGCTTTTTCTGAGTTAAACGATCCTCTTGATCAGCGTGAACGGTTTATTCAACAGGGGAAGGAAAAAGCAGCCGGGGATGAGGAGGCTCATCAGTATGATGCTGATTATATCAGGGCGCTGGAATATGGCCTCCCTCCGACCGCTGGTGAAGGGATAGGTATAGATAGACTGGTTATGCTGCTTACGGACTCTCCTTCAATTCGTGATGTTATATTATTCCCTTTGTTAAAACCTGAAAATAAAGAGTCCTGAACTTGTTCCTTGAGTTTTTCATCGCTTTTCGTTATCTGCTGGCTAAACGGAAACAGATCTTTATTTCACTGATTACCATAATTTCCATTGCCGGGGTCGCCTTGGGGGTGGCAGCCTTGATTGTGGTTATGTCAGTGATGAGTGGTTTTGAGACTGAGCTGAAAAGCCGGATCCTGGGTAATAATGCTCATATTGTCGTGATGCGTTATGGTGGAGCCATTTCCGATTATAAAAATGTTATGGAAAGGGTACAAAAAGTTCCCGGGGTTAAATTGACCGCACCATTTGTCCTTAATCAGGTGATGATAGCCCATGGTCGGACGGTCAGCGGGGTAGTATTTCGGGGCATTAACCCTGAAAATGATCCGCTTGGCAAGGATATCCGCAGTCAAATGACTGCCGGTTCATTTATGAAGAAGACTGCCGACACTTCCACCGGTAGCCAGGACTATCCCGGCATTGTTTTAGGCAGTGAGTTGGCCAAAAACCTTGGGGTTTCGGTTGGTGGGCGGGTCAGGATTATCTCACCGGTTGGTTCTCCGACCCCATTGGGTATGGTTCCGAGGATGAAAATGTTCCAGGTCGAAGGGATCTTTTCTTCCGGAATGTATGAATACGATTCTTCATTGGTTTATGTGGGGTTGGCTGCTGCCCAGCGATTGTTTGGACTGGATGAAAAAGTTTCAGGAATTTCTGTCCAGGTTGCCGATGTCTACGGTGCCGGTGCGTTGGGGAAAAAGATTCAGCAATTATTGGGGTATCCTTTCTGGGCCCGCGACTGGACAGATATGAACCGTAATCTTTTTTCGGCGCTCAAACTTGAGCAGGTAACCATGTTTGTGATTTTAATGTTGGTGATTCTGGTTGCAGCCTTTAATATTGTTTCCACCCTTTTTATGGTGGTGATGGAGAAGCATAAGGATATTGCCATCCTGAAAACTCTGGGTATGCCGGCCAGAAGAGTCATGAGAATATTTGTCTGGGAAGGAATGATTGTTGGCGTTATGGGTACCTTGTTAGGTTTGGGTGCTGGTATTGGCATTTGTGAGTTGTTGAAAAACTATCATTTTATTAATTTGCCCAGTGACATTTATTATGTTACTACCCTCCCGGTTAACCTGAAACCATTTTATGTGCTGTTAATCTGTTTTGTCTCTTTGCTTATTTCCTTCCTGGCAACCATCTATCCTTCGTACCGGGCGTCCAAAATGCTGCCTGCTGAGGCCCTGAGATATGAGTAGCTTATGAGTGCAATGTTTTTTGGTAAAAAAGACAGGGCTGATCATCCGACTTCCCGCATTGATCGTTTAAACGATCAATTGCTTAAAAATCCAGGAAGCTTTCACCTCCAGATCAAGCTGGCCGAAGCCTACATCCAGAATGGTGATTCCGGCAGAGGCATTTCGTTGTTGACGAAAATGGCCGAGAAAGATGCCCGTGAGGGGGCAGTGGATAAAGCCATTGCGGTCTATAAGCTGATCCTGCGTTATGATCCTGATAATATTGAGATCAGAGATATACTGGCAACCCTTTACAGCTATAAGGGATTGACGGCGGAGGCTACTGCCCTCGGAGAATTATCATTAGGGGATGAGCACGAACTTAGAGAAGAGATCAATCTGTTGCCGCAAATATCCCTGGATGATTTGGAGCAACTAAGCAAAGTATTCTCATCTTCCCAGGTAAAAGCCGGCGATGATATCGTTCGTCAGGATGATGCCGGCGATGTTTTCTATGTTATTATCGAAGGGCAGGCAGGAGTGGTCCTGTGTAAAAAGGAACATCAGGAAAATGAAGTGGTGCAATTGGGTCCTGGTAATTTCTTCGGCGAGATGAGTGTCCTGGGGGATGGGGTCAGGATGGCTACAGTACGGGCTTTGACTGATTGTCACCTGCTGAATATTCCGCAGGAACAATTTGAAATGATTGAGCGGCAGTTTCCACAGTTGCAGCAGTTGATTGTTGACGGCTACCATAAAAGGATGATTGATGTAGTTTTGTCATCCCTGATGTTTTTCCATCGATTTCCGGATAACCGTCGTTCAGAAATTATTTCCCGGCTGGAAATAATGCCGGTGACCAAAGGAGATTGTCTGATTAAAGAAGGTCAGCAAAATCAGACCTTATATATTATTCTTTCCGGGGAAATGCAGGTGCAAATGCATTCCGGTGAGCAACACATTAAGCTGGCAAAATTGGGTAAAGGTAATTTTTTTGGTGAGATATCGATGATTACCGGCCGGCCTGCTATTGCGACAGTTCTTGCCTGCACTGATGGTTTGCTGGCTTCCATGGACCGGAAACTTCTTGACGAGATCGCTACCCAGTTTCCCCACTTCCTGCGCGAAGTCATGGAAAGACTTAAAAAGCGTAATCAGCAGACCATGAGTTATATGATAGAACATTATCAAACTGATTAGTAACTATTCAGCACATCTTTATGAAGTGCACTGCTGTGAGCAAAACCGGGACTGTCCCCGAGCCTTTTGGTTTAAAAGGGGACTGTC
The nucleotide sequence above comes from Pseudomonadota bacterium. Encoded proteins:
- the lysS gene encoding lysine--tRNA ligase, coding for MKEVQEKTDFRQQRIDKIEKLRQLGVNPFANNFVPSETAAEVVSRFGTLENEELENLPPQVKVAGRLMSLRLFGKAAFAHLKDRTGQIQIYVRKDKINEDLFEIFKIFDIGDFIGVEGKIFRTRTGELTVLAERICLLTKSLRSLPEKWHGLKDVETRYRQRYVDLLVNSEVADTLKKRVKIIDGIRDFFKQRDFMEVETPMMQPIAGGATARPFVTHHNALNMDLFLRVAPELYLKRLVVGGFERVFEINRNFRNEGISIQHNPEFTMLEFYQAFATYLDLMQLTEELFATLAEQVCGSSNVTYQGQEIDLTPPWDHLTVVESIEKYGYVPAERLQTRDSVLQVLKELDIEVEEKDSSYGKLLIKIFDETVESKLIQPTFITDYPVEISPLSRRNENNPAVTDRFELFIAGREMANAFSELNDPLDQRERFIQQGKEKAAGDEEAHQYDADYIRALEYGLPPTAGEGIGIDRLVMLLTDSPSIRDVILFPLLKPENKES
- a CDS encoding lipoprotein-releasing ABC transporter permease subunit yields the protein MFLEFFIAFRYLLAKRKQIFISLITIISIAGVALGVAALIVVMSVMSGFETELKSRILGNNAHIVVMRYGGAISDYKNVMERVQKVPGVKLTAPFVLNQVMIAHGRTVSGVVFRGINPENDPLGKDIRSQMTAGSFMKKTADTSTGSQDYPGIVLGSELAKNLGVSVGGRVRIISPVGSPTPLGMVPRMKMFQVEGIFSSGMYEYDSSLVYVGLAAAQRLFGLDEKVSGISVQVADVYGAGALGKKIQQLLGYPFWARDWTDMNRNLFSALKLEQVTMFVILMLVILVAAFNIVSTLFMVVMEKHKDIAILKTLGMPARRVMRIFVWEGMIVGVMGTLLGLGAGIGICELLKNYHFINLPSDIYYVTTLPVNLKPFYVLLICFVSLLISFLATIYPSYRASKMLPAEALRYE
- a CDS encoding cyclic nucleotide-binding domain-containing protein → MSAMFFGKKDRADHPTSRIDRLNDQLLKNPGSFHLQIKLAEAYIQNGDSGRGISLLTKMAEKDAREGAVDKAIAVYKLILRYDPDNIEIRDILATLYSYKGLTAEATALGELSLGDEHELREEINLLPQISLDDLEQLSKVFSSSQVKAGDDIVRQDDAGDVFYVIIEGQAGVVLCKKEHQENEVVQLGPGNFFGEMSVLGDGVRMATVRALTDCHLLNIPQEQFEMIERQFPQLQQLIVDGYHKRMIDVVLSSLMFFHRFPDNRRSEIISRLEIMPVTKGDCLIKEGQQNQTLYIILSGEMQVQMHSGEQHIKLAKLGKGNFFGEISMITGRPAIATVLACTDGLLASMDRKLLDEIATQFPHFLREVMERLKKRNQQTMSYMIEHYQTD